The following are from one region of the Camelus dromedarius isolate mCamDro1 chromosome 16, mCamDro1.pat, whole genome shotgun sequence genome:
- the TNK1 gene encoding non-receptor tyrosine-protein kinase TNK1 isoform X4 has product MLPEAGSLWLLRLLRDIQLAQFYRPILEELNVTRPEHFDFVRPEDLDGIGMGRPAQRRLAEALKRHRSGLKSKNWVYKILGGFASGQKETTSPSGSLLSLPEPDGGLKCLIPDSAVCRGELLGSGCFGVVHRGLWTLPSGQTVPVAVKSLRVGPEGPEGSELGDFLREVSVMMNLEHPHVLRLHGLVLGQPLQMVMELAPLGSLHARLTAPPPTPPLPVALLCLFLRQLAGAMVYLGARGLVHRDLATRNLLLASPRTIKVADFGLVRPLSGARGRYVMGGPRRIPFAWCAPESLRQGAFSSASDVWMFGVTLWEMFSGGEEPWARVPPYLILQRLEKDRARLPRPPLCSRALYALALRCWAPHPADRPTFSDLEGLLQEAWPPEGRCVRDVTEPGALRMEPGDPITVIEGSPDSTTWKGQNGRTLKVGNFPASAVTLVDLGGSPATRPVLRGSPARGERHQGNTDGAKAKLRDPPPARGQRRNVALQRTKGISKSLESVLSLGPRPTGGGSSPPELRHARTAHQGPPGLSSRPPVAASSSQPSQPSRERPPWSRREPPHSHAIGVPGASKATIPSGGPLPDPELQRRIMEVELSVHGVTHQECQLALRATGGDVVSAIRNLKVKSDPSLGLLPLAPQPAGSRLPFLPPPQVDQLFYLSSWSRAECRRILERYQWDLSAASRYVLARP; this is encoded by the exons ATGCTCCCTGAGGCAGGCTCCCTATGGCTGCTGCGGCTGCTCCGGGACATCCAGCTGGCCCAGTTTTACCGACCCATCCTTGAAGAGCTTAATGTTACTCGGCCAGAGCACTTCGATTTTGTAAGACCCGAGGATCTGGACGGCATTGGCATGGGCCGGCCTG CCCAACGCAGACTGGCTGAAGCTCTGAAGAGGCACCGTTCAGGGCTCAAGTCTAAGAACTGGGTCTACAAG ATCCTTGGGGGTTTTGCCTCTGGGCAGAAGGAGACCACCTCACCCTCAGGCAGCCTTCTATCCCTCCCTGAGCCAGATGGGGGACTCAAGTGTCTGATCCCAGACAGTGCTGTGTGCAGAGGGGAGCTTCTGGGCTCCGGCTGCTTTGGTGTGGTGCACCGAGGGCTGTGGACACTGCCCAGCGGCCAGACT GTCCCAGTGGCTGTCAAGTCTCTCCGGGTGGGTCCTGAAGGCCCAGAGGGCAGCGAGCTAGGGGACTTCTTGCGAGAGGTGTCCGTCATGATGAACTTGGAGCACCCACACGTGCTTCGTCTGCATGGCCTGGTACTGGGCCAGCCGCTGCAGATG GTGATGGAGCTGGCGCCCTTGGGCTCCCTGCACGCGCGCCTGACCGCCCCACCCCCCACGCCCCCACTGCCCGTGgccctgctctgcctcttcctgcGGCAGTTGGCAGGGGCCATGGTGTACCTGGGGGCCCGCGGGCTGGTGCACCGAGACCTCGCTACGCGCAACCTGCTGCTGGCTTCACCGCGCACGATCAAGGTGGCTGACTTCGGGCTGGTGCGGCCACTGAGCGGCGCCCGGGGCCGCTACGTCATGGGAGGGCCCCGCCGCATCCCCTTTGCCTG GTGTGCGCCCGAGAGCCTGCGCCAGGGGGCCTTCTCTTCCGCCTCGGACGTGTGGATGTTTGGGGTGACGCTGTGGGAGATGTTCTCTGGGGGCGAGGAGCCGTGGGCCAGGGTCCCACCGTACCTCATCCTGCAGCGGCTGGAGAAGGACCGAGCCCGCCTGCCTAggcctcccctctgctccagggCCCTCTACGCCCTCGCCTTGCGCTGCTGGGCCCCCCACCCTGCCGACCGGCCCACCTTTTCCGACCTAGAGGGGCTGCTCCAAGAG GCCTGGCCTCCTGAGGGACGTTGTGTGAGGGATGTCACAGAGCCAGGTGCCCTGAGAATGGAGCCTGGTGACCCCATCACTGTCATCGAGGGCAG CCCCGACTCCACAACCTGGAAGGGCCAGAATGGCCGCACCCTCAAAGTGGGCAACTTCCCAGCCTCGGCAGTGACGCTGGTAGACTTGGGGGGCTCGCCAGCCACCCGTCCAGTCCTCAGAGGCTCCCCTGCCCGGGGAGAGAGACATCAGGGAAACACAGATGG AGCGAAGGCAAAGCTTCGGGATCCCCCTCCAGCCCGGGGTCAGAGAAGGAACGTGGCCCTGCAGAGGACGAAAG GCATTTCCAAGAGTCTGGAGTCAGTTCTGTCCCTGGGCCCCCGCCCCACAGGAGGTGGGTCGAGCCCCCCCGAACTTCGACATGCCAGAACTGCGCACCAGGGACCCCCGGGCCTGTCATCCCGCCCTCCTGTTGCTGCCAGCTCTTCTCAGCCCAGCCAGCCTTCCAGGGAGCGGCCTCCCTGGTCCAGAAGAGAACCCCCCCACAGTCACGCTATAGGAGTGCCTGGGGCCAGTAAAGCCACCATCCCTTCTGGGGGACCCTTGCCTGACCCCGAGTTGCAGAGGAGGATTATGGAG GTGGAGCTGAGTGTGCATGGAGTCACCCACCAGGAGTGCCAGCTGGCTCTAAGAGCCACTGGGGGAGACGTGGTTTCTGCCATCCGGAATCTGAAGGTAAAGTCAGACCCTTCTCTCGGGCTCCTGCCTCTCGCGCCCCAGCCGGCTGGCAGTCGGctgcccttcctcccacctccacagGTGGACCAGCTCTTCTACCTCAGCAGCTGGTCCAGAGCCGAGTGTCGACGCATCCTGGAGCGTTACCAGTGGGACCTCTCAGCTGCCAGTCGCTATGTCCTGGCCCGGCCCTGA
- the TNK1 gene encoding non-receptor tyrosine-protein kinase TNK1 isoform X2 encodes MGRTGEGRLFRVWPGGGSACQALSPCPPGDPGQASRSRPPRPRSRPYRDLVPAAWAVPQPPLPPSPDMLPEAGSLWLLRLLRDIQLAQFYRPILEELNVTRPEHFDFVRPEDLDGIGMGRPAQRRLAEALKRHRSGLKSKNWVYKILGGFASGQKETTSPSGSLLSLPEPDGGLKCLIPDSAVCRGELLGSGCFGVVHRGLWTLPSGQTVPVAVKSLRVGPEGPEGSELGDFLREVSVMMNLEHPHVLRLHGLVLGQPLQMVMELAPLGSLHARLTAPPPTPPLPVALLCLFLRQLAGAMVYLGARGLVHRDLATRNLLLASPRTIKVADFGLVRPLSGARGRYVMGGPRRIPFAWCAPESLRQGAFSSASDVWMFGVTLWEMFSGGEEPWARVPPYLILQRLEKDRARLPRPPLCSRALYALALRCWAPHPADRPTFSDLEGLLQEAWPPEGRCVRDVTEPGALRMEPGDPITVIEGSPDSTTWKGQNGRTLKVGNFPASAVTLVDLGGSPATRPVLRGSPARGERHQGNTDGAKAKLRDPPPARGQRRNVALQRTKGISKSLESVLSLGPRPTGGGSSPPELRHARTAHQGPPGLSSRPPVAASSSQPSQPSRERPPWSRREPPHSHAIGVPGASKATIPSGGPLPDPELQRRIMEVELSVHGVTHQECQLALRATGGDVVSAIRNLKVDQLFYLSSWSRAECRRILERYQWDLSAASRYVLARP; translated from the exons atgggaaggacAGGGGAAGGGAGGCTTTTTAGGGTCTGGCCTGGCGGAGGGTCGGCCTGCCAGGCGCTCTCACCTTGTCCACCAGGGGACCCGGGCCAAGCCTCCAGGTCCCGCCCTCCGCGGCCTCGGTCCCGCCCTTACCGGGATTTAGTCCCGGCAGCCTGGGCGGTTCCCCAGCCACCGCTTCCGCCTTCGCCAG ACATGCTCCCTGAGGCAGGCTCCCTATGGCTGCTGCGGCTGCTCCGGGACATCCAGCTGGCCCAGTTTTACCGACCCATCCTTGAAGAGCTTAATGTTACTCGGCCAGAGCACTTCGATTTTGTAAGACCCGAGGATCTGGACGGCATTGGCATGGGCCGGCCTG CCCAACGCAGACTGGCTGAAGCTCTGAAGAGGCACCGTTCAGGGCTCAAGTCTAAGAACTGGGTCTACAAG ATCCTTGGGGGTTTTGCCTCTGGGCAGAAGGAGACCACCTCACCCTCAGGCAGCCTTCTATCCCTCCCTGAGCCAGATGGGGGACTCAAGTGTCTGATCCCAGACAGTGCTGTGTGCAGAGGGGAGCTTCTGGGCTCCGGCTGCTTTGGTGTGGTGCACCGAGGGCTGTGGACACTGCCCAGCGGCCAGACT GTCCCAGTGGCTGTCAAGTCTCTCCGGGTGGGTCCTGAAGGCCCAGAGGGCAGCGAGCTAGGGGACTTCTTGCGAGAGGTGTCCGTCATGATGAACTTGGAGCACCCACACGTGCTTCGTCTGCATGGCCTGGTACTGGGCCAGCCGCTGCAGATG GTGATGGAGCTGGCGCCCTTGGGCTCCCTGCACGCGCGCCTGACCGCCCCACCCCCCACGCCCCCACTGCCCGTGgccctgctctgcctcttcctgcGGCAGTTGGCAGGGGCCATGGTGTACCTGGGGGCCCGCGGGCTGGTGCACCGAGACCTCGCTACGCGCAACCTGCTGCTGGCTTCACCGCGCACGATCAAGGTGGCTGACTTCGGGCTGGTGCGGCCACTGAGCGGCGCCCGGGGCCGCTACGTCATGGGAGGGCCCCGCCGCATCCCCTTTGCCTG GTGTGCGCCCGAGAGCCTGCGCCAGGGGGCCTTCTCTTCCGCCTCGGACGTGTGGATGTTTGGGGTGACGCTGTGGGAGATGTTCTCTGGGGGCGAGGAGCCGTGGGCCAGGGTCCCACCGTACCTCATCCTGCAGCGGCTGGAGAAGGACCGAGCCCGCCTGCCTAggcctcccctctgctccagggCCCTCTACGCCCTCGCCTTGCGCTGCTGGGCCCCCCACCCTGCCGACCGGCCCACCTTTTCCGACCTAGAGGGGCTGCTCCAAGAG GCCTGGCCTCCTGAGGGACGTTGTGTGAGGGATGTCACAGAGCCAGGTGCCCTGAGAATGGAGCCTGGTGACCCCATCACTGTCATCGAGGGCAG CCCCGACTCCACAACCTGGAAGGGCCAGAATGGCCGCACCCTCAAAGTGGGCAACTTCCCAGCCTCGGCAGTGACGCTGGTAGACTTGGGGGGCTCGCCAGCCACCCGTCCAGTCCTCAGAGGCTCCCCTGCCCGGGGAGAGAGACATCAGGGAAACACAGATGG AGCGAAGGCAAAGCTTCGGGATCCCCCTCCAGCCCGGGGTCAGAGAAGGAACGTGGCCCTGCAGAGGACGAAAG GCATTTCCAAGAGTCTGGAGTCAGTTCTGTCCCTGGGCCCCCGCCCCACAGGAGGTGGGTCGAGCCCCCCCGAACTTCGACATGCCAGAACTGCGCACCAGGGACCCCCGGGCCTGTCATCCCGCCCTCCTGTTGCTGCCAGCTCTTCTCAGCCCAGCCAGCCTTCCAGGGAGCGGCCTCCCTGGTCCAGAAGAGAACCCCCCCACAGTCACGCTATAGGAGTGCCTGGGGCCAGTAAAGCCACCATCCCTTCTGGGGGACCCTTGCCTGACCCCGAGTTGCAGAGGAGGATTATGGAG GTGGAGCTGAGTGTGCATGGAGTCACCCACCAGGAGTGCCAGCTGGCTCTAAGAGCCACTGGGGGAGACGTGGTTTCTGCCATCCGGAATCTGAAG GTGGACCAGCTCTTCTACCTCAGCAGCTGGTCCAGAGCCGAGTGTCGACGCATCCTGGAGCGTTACCAGTGGGACCTCTCAGCTGCCAGTCGCTATGTCCTGGCCCGGCCCTGA
- the TNK1 gene encoding non-receptor tyrosine-protein kinase TNK1 isoform X1 — protein sequence MGRTGEGRLFRVWPGGGSACQALSPCPPGDPGQASRSRPPRPRSRPYRDLVPAAWAVPQPPLPPSPDMLPEAGSLWLLRLLRDIQLAQFYRPILEELNVTRPEHFDFVRPEDLDGIGMGRPAQRRLAEALKRHRSGLKSKNWVYKILGGFASGQKETTSPSGSLLSLPEPDGGLKCLIPDSAVCRGELLGSGCFGVVHRGLWTLPSGQTVPVAVKSLRVGPEGPEGSELGDFLREVSVMMNLEHPHVLRLHGLVLGQPLQMVMELAPLGSLHARLTAPPPTPPLPVALLCLFLRQLAGAMVYLGARGLVHRDLATRNLLLASPRTIKVADFGLVRPLSGARGRYVMGGPRRIPFAWCAPESLRQGAFSSASDVWMFGVTLWEMFSGGEEPWARVPPYLILQRLEKDRARLPRPPLCSRALYALALRCWAPHPADRPTFSDLEGLLQEAWPPEGRCVRDVTEPGALRMEPGDPITVIEGSPDSTTWKGQNGRTLKVGNFPASAVTLVDLGGSPATRPVLRGSPARGERHQGNTDGAKAKLRDPPPARGQRRNVALQRTKGISKSLESVLSLGPRPTGGGSSPPELRHARTAHQGPPGLSSRPPVAASSSQPSQPSRERPPWSRREPPHSHAIGVPGASKATIPSGGPLPDPELQRRIMEVELSVHGVTHQECQLALRATGGDVVSAIRNLKVKSDPSLGLLPLAPQPAGSRLPFLPPPQVDQLFYLSSWSRAECRRILERYQWDLSAASRYVLARP from the exons atgggaaggacAGGGGAAGGGAGGCTTTTTAGGGTCTGGCCTGGCGGAGGGTCGGCCTGCCAGGCGCTCTCACCTTGTCCACCAGGGGACCCGGGCCAAGCCTCCAGGTCCCGCCCTCCGCGGCCTCGGTCCCGCCCTTACCGGGATTTAGTCCCGGCAGCCTGGGCGGTTCCCCAGCCACCGCTTCCGCCTTCGCCAG ACATGCTCCCTGAGGCAGGCTCCCTATGGCTGCTGCGGCTGCTCCGGGACATCCAGCTGGCCCAGTTTTACCGACCCATCCTTGAAGAGCTTAATGTTACTCGGCCAGAGCACTTCGATTTTGTAAGACCCGAGGATCTGGACGGCATTGGCATGGGCCGGCCTG CCCAACGCAGACTGGCTGAAGCTCTGAAGAGGCACCGTTCAGGGCTCAAGTCTAAGAACTGGGTCTACAAG ATCCTTGGGGGTTTTGCCTCTGGGCAGAAGGAGACCACCTCACCCTCAGGCAGCCTTCTATCCCTCCCTGAGCCAGATGGGGGACTCAAGTGTCTGATCCCAGACAGTGCTGTGTGCAGAGGGGAGCTTCTGGGCTCCGGCTGCTTTGGTGTGGTGCACCGAGGGCTGTGGACACTGCCCAGCGGCCAGACT GTCCCAGTGGCTGTCAAGTCTCTCCGGGTGGGTCCTGAAGGCCCAGAGGGCAGCGAGCTAGGGGACTTCTTGCGAGAGGTGTCCGTCATGATGAACTTGGAGCACCCACACGTGCTTCGTCTGCATGGCCTGGTACTGGGCCAGCCGCTGCAGATG GTGATGGAGCTGGCGCCCTTGGGCTCCCTGCACGCGCGCCTGACCGCCCCACCCCCCACGCCCCCACTGCCCGTGgccctgctctgcctcttcctgcGGCAGTTGGCAGGGGCCATGGTGTACCTGGGGGCCCGCGGGCTGGTGCACCGAGACCTCGCTACGCGCAACCTGCTGCTGGCTTCACCGCGCACGATCAAGGTGGCTGACTTCGGGCTGGTGCGGCCACTGAGCGGCGCCCGGGGCCGCTACGTCATGGGAGGGCCCCGCCGCATCCCCTTTGCCTG GTGTGCGCCCGAGAGCCTGCGCCAGGGGGCCTTCTCTTCCGCCTCGGACGTGTGGATGTTTGGGGTGACGCTGTGGGAGATGTTCTCTGGGGGCGAGGAGCCGTGGGCCAGGGTCCCACCGTACCTCATCCTGCAGCGGCTGGAGAAGGACCGAGCCCGCCTGCCTAggcctcccctctgctccagggCCCTCTACGCCCTCGCCTTGCGCTGCTGGGCCCCCCACCCTGCCGACCGGCCCACCTTTTCCGACCTAGAGGGGCTGCTCCAAGAG GCCTGGCCTCCTGAGGGACGTTGTGTGAGGGATGTCACAGAGCCAGGTGCCCTGAGAATGGAGCCTGGTGACCCCATCACTGTCATCGAGGGCAG CCCCGACTCCACAACCTGGAAGGGCCAGAATGGCCGCACCCTCAAAGTGGGCAACTTCCCAGCCTCGGCAGTGACGCTGGTAGACTTGGGGGGCTCGCCAGCCACCCGTCCAGTCCTCAGAGGCTCCCCTGCCCGGGGAGAGAGACATCAGGGAAACACAGATGG AGCGAAGGCAAAGCTTCGGGATCCCCCTCCAGCCCGGGGTCAGAGAAGGAACGTGGCCCTGCAGAGGACGAAAG GCATTTCCAAGAGTCTGGAGTCAGTTCTGTCCCTGGGCCCCCGCCCCACAGGAGGTGGGTCGAGCCCCCCCGAACTTCGACATGCCAGAACTGCGCACCAGGGACCCCCGGGCCTGTCATCCCGCCCTCCTGTTGCTGCCAGCTCTTCTCAGCCCAGCCAGCCTTCCAGGGAGCGGCCTCCCTGGTCCAGAAGAGAACCCCCCCACAGTCACGCTATAGGAGTGCCTGGGGCCAGTAAAGCCACCATCCCTTCTGGGGGACCCTTGCCTGACCCCGAGTTGCAGAGGAGGATTATGGAG GTGGAGCTGAGTGTGCATGGAGTCACCCACCAGGAGTGCCAGCTGGCTCTAAGAGCCACTGGGGGAGACGTGGTTTCTGCCATCCGGAATCTGAAGGTAAAGTCAGACCCTTCTCTCGGGCTCCTGCCTCTCGCGCCCCAGCCGGCTGGCAGTCGGctgcccttcctcccacctccacagGTGGACCAGCTCTTCTACCTCAGCAGCTGGTCCAGAGCCGAGTGTCGACGCATCCTGGAGCGTTACCAGTGGGACCTCTCAGCTGCCAGTCGCTATGTCCTGGCCCGGCCCTGA
- the TMEM95 gene encoding sperm-egg fusion protein TMEM95: MWMLALSGIFLAAAQACVFCRFPDRDLSGRLAQLCSQMEAQWKDCEVSWNFSAFALDDASMNKVTEKTHRVLRVMEIKGSLSSLPSYWQWLHRTKLLEYNREALCAPACRGSTILYNCSTCAGFEVYCWTRKRCFPGSHDLWEARILLLFVFGAVLLLGFVSFAVEYNHFQAKSDL; encoded by the exons ATGTGGATGCTGGCACTCAGTGGGATCTTCCTGGCAGCCGCCCAGGCCTGTGTCTTCTGCCGCTTCCCAGACCGTGACTTATCGGGCCGCCTGGCTCAACTCTGCAGCCAGATGGAGGCCCAGTGGAAGGACTGTGAGGTCTCCTGGAACTTCTCAGCCTTTGCCTTAG ATGATGCGTCTATGAACAAAGTCACAGAGAAGACTCACAGAGTCCTGAGAGTCATGG AGATCAAAGGGTCTCTCTCCTCACTCCCTTCATATTGGCAATGGCTTCATAGGACCAAGCTCCTCGAGTACAACAGGGAAG CTCTCTGCGCTCCCGCTTGCC GGGGCAGCACCATCCTGTACAACTGCTCCACCTGCGCGGGCTTCGAGGTGTACTGCTGGACCCGAAAGCGCTGCTTCCCAG GAAGTCATGATCTTTGGGAAGCCAGGATTCTGCTCCTCTTTGTCTTCGGAGCTGTGCTGCTCCTGGGTTTTGTGAGCTTCGCAGTGGA GTACAACCACTTTCAAGCAAAAAGTGACTTGTGA
- the KCTD11 gene encoding BTB/POZ domain-containing protein KCTD11, whose translation MLGAMFRAGTPMTPNLNPQGGGHYFIDRDGKAFRHILNFLRLGRLDLPRGYGETALLRAEADFYQIRPLLDALRELEASRGTPAPTAALLHADVDSSPRLVHFSARRGPHHYELSSVQVDTFRANLFCTDPECLGAMRARFGVANEDRAEGGPHFRLEWAPCPAELPEVEYRRLGLQPLWTGGPGERREVVGTPGFLEEVLRVALEHGFRLDSVFPDPEDLLNSRSLRFVRH comes from the coding sequence ATGCTGGGGGCCATGTTTAGGGCCGGTACCCCCATGACCCCCAACCTCAATCCCCAGGGAGGCGGTCACTACTTCATCGACCGAGATGGCAAGGCCTTCCGGCACATCCTCAATTTCCTCCGGCTGGGCCGCCTGGACCTGCCCCGAGGATATGGAGAGACAGCGCTTCTCAGGGCAGAGGCTGACTTTTACCAGATCCGCCCCCTCCTGGATGCCCTGCGGGAACTGGAGGCCTCTCGCGGGACCCCAGCACCCACAGCCGCCCTGCTCCACGCAGATGTAGATAGCAGCCCCCGCCTGGTGCACTTCTCTGCTCGTCGGGGCCCACACCACTATGAGCTGAGCTCTGTCCAGGTGGACACCTTCCGGGCCAACCTCTTCTGCACCGACCCTGAGTGTCTGGGTGCCATGCGGGCCCGATTTGGTGTAGCCAATGAGGACAGGGCGGAGGGAGGCCCACACTTTCGCCTGGAGTGGGCCCCCTGCCCCGCAGAACTCCCCGAAGTGGAGTACAGGAGACTGgggctgcagccactgtggactGGGGGGCCAGGAGAGCGACGGGAGGTGGTGGGCACaccaggcttcctggaggaggtgctgcGGGTGGCTCTGGAGCACGGCTTCCGTCTCGACTCTGTCTTCCCTGACCCTGAAGACCTGCTCAACTCCCGATCTCTGCGCTTCGTCCGGCACTAA
- the TNK1 gene encoding non-receptor tyrosine-protein kinase TNK1 isoform X3 — translation MGRTGEGRLFRVWPGGGSACQALSPCPPGDPGQASRSRPPRPRSRPYRDLVPAAWAVPQPPLPPSPDMLPEAGSLWLLRLLRDIQLAQFYRPILEELNVTRPEHFDFVRPEDLDGIGMGRPAQRRLAEALKRHRSGLKSKNWVYKVPVAVKSLRVGPEGPEGSELGDFLREVSVMMNLEHPHVLRLHGLVLGQPLQMVMELAPLGSLHARLTAPPPTPPLPVALLCLFLRQLAGAMVYLGARGLVHRDLATRNLLLASPRTIKVADFGLVRPLSGARGRYVMGGPRRIPFAWCAPESLRQGAFSSASDVWMFGVTLWEMFSGGEEPWARVPPYLILQRLEKDRARLPRPPLCSRALYALALRCWAPHPADRPTFSDLEGLLQEAWPPEGRCVRDVTEPGALRMEPGDPITVIEGSPDSTTWKGQNGRTLKVGNFPASAVTLVDLGGSPATRPVLRGSPARGERHQGNTDGAKAKLRDPPPARGQRRNVALQRTKGISKSLESVLSLGPRPTGGGSSPPELRHARTAHQGPPGLSSRPPVAASSSQPSQPSRERPPWSRREPPHSHAIGVPGASKATIPSGGPLPDPELQRRIMEVELSVHGVTHQECQLALRATGGDVVSAIRNLKVKSDPSLGLLPLAPQPAGSRLPFLPPPQVDQLFYLSSWSRAECRRILERYQWDLSAASRYVLARP, via the exons atgggaaggacAGGGGAAGGGAGGCTTTTTAGGGTCTGGCCTGGCGGAGGGTCGGCCTGCCAGGCGCTCTCACCTTGTCCACCAGGGGACCCGGGCCAAGCCTCCAGGTCCCGCCCTCCGCGGCCTCGGTCCCGCCCTTACCGGGATTTAGTCCCGGCAGCCTGGGCGGTTCCCCAGCCACCGCTTCCGCCTTCGCCAG ACATGCTCCCTGAGGCAGGCTCCCTATGGCTGCTGCGGCTGCTCCGGGACATCCAGCTGGCCCAGTTTTACCGACCCATCCTTGAAGAGCTTAATGTTACTCGGCCAGAGCACTTCGATTTTGTAAGACCCGAGGATCTGGACGGCATTGGCATGGGCCGGCCTG CCCAACGCAGACTGGCTGAAGCTCTGAAGAGGCACCGTTCAGGGCTCAAGTCTAAGAACTGGGTCTACAAG GTCCCAGTGGCTGTCAAGTCTCTCCGGGTGGGTCCTGAAGGCCCAGAGGGCAGCGAGCTAGGGGACTTCTTGCGAGAGGTGTCCGTCATGATGAACTTGGAGCACCCACACGTGCTTCGTCTGCATGGCCTGGTACTGGGCCAGCCGCTGCAGATG GTGATGGAGCTGGCGCCCTTGGGCTCCCTGCACGCGCGCCTGACCGCCCCACCCCCCACGCCCCCACTGCCCGTGgccctgctctgcctcttcctgcGGCAGTTGGCAGGGGCCATGGTGTACCTGGGGGCCCGCGGGCTGGTGCACCGAGACCTCGCTACGCGCAACCTGCTGCTGGCTTCACCGCGCACGATCAAGGTGGCTGACTTCGGGCTGGTGCGGCCACTGAGCGGCGCCCGGGGCCGCTACGTCATGGGAGGGCCCCGCCGCATCCCCTTTGCCTG GTGTGCGCCCGAGAGCCTGCGCCAGGGGGCCTTCTCTTCCGCCTCGGACGTGTGGATGTTTGGGGTGACGCTGTGGGAGATGTTCTCTGGGGGCGAGGAGCCGTGGGCCAGGGTCCCACCGTACCTCATCCTGCAGCGGCTGGAGAAGGACCGAGCCCGCCTGCCTAggcctcccctctgctccagggCCCTCTACGCCCTCGCCTTGCGCTGCTGGGCCCCCCACCCTGCCGACCGGCCCACCTTTTCCGACCTAGAGGGGCTGCTCCAAGAG GCCTGGCCTCCTGAGGGACGTTGTGTGAGGGATGTCACAGAGCCAGGTGCCCTGAGAATGGAGCCTGGTGACCCCATCACTGTCATCGAGGGCAG CCCCGACTCCACAACCTGGAAGGGCCAGAATGGCCGCACCCTCAAAGTGGGCAACTTCCCAGCCTCGGCAGTGACGCTGGTAGACTTGGGGGGCTCGCCAGCCACCCGTCCAGTCCTCAGAGGCTCCCCTGCCCGGGGAGAGAGACATCAGGGAAACACAGATGG AGCGAAGGCAAAGCTTCGGGATCCCCCTCCAGCCCGGGGTCAGAGAAGGAACGTGGCCCTGCAGAGGACGAAAG GCATTTCCAAGAGTCTGGAGTCAGTTCTGTCCCTGGGCCCCCGCCCCACAGGAGGTGGGTCGAGCCCCCCCGAACTTCGACATGCCAGAACTGCGCACCAGGGACCCCCGGGCCTGTCATCCCGCCCTCCTGTTGCTGCCAGCTCTTCTCAGCCCAGCCAGCCTTCCAGGGAGCGGCCTCCCTGGTCCAGAAGAGAACCCCCCCACAGTCACGCTATAGGAGTGCCTGGGGCCAGTAAAGCCACCATCCCTTCTGGGGGACCCTTGCCTGACCCCGAGTTGCAGAGGAGGATTATGGAG GTGGAGCTGAGTGTGCATGGAGTCACCCACCAGGAGTGCCAGCTGGCTCTAAGAGCCACTGGGGGAGACGTGGTTTCTGCCATCCGGAATCTGAAGGTAAAGTCAGACCCTTCTCTCGGGCTCCTGCCTCTCGCGCCCCAGCCGGCTGGCAGTCGGctgcccttcctcccacctccacagGTGGACCAGCTCTTCTACCTCAGCAGCTGGTCCAGAGCCGAGTGTCGACGCATCCTGGAGCGTTACCAGTGGGACCTCTCAGCTGCCAGTCGCTATGTCCTGGCCCGGCCCTGA